Sequence from the Ooceraea biroi isolate clonal line C1 chromosome 5, Obir_v5.4, whole genome shotgun sequence genome:
tggaaaaaagttctaaaaaatattttcctttgaCAATAGCACATAAGTGCAAGCGCAGTTATATAAAATCTcatatttccattttttataaacttttgaGATCGAAATTGCAAAATCGAAGTCTTTAAGACGATTTGTACATCTGCAAGGAATAAAAAGTAAGGAGCGAAAAATATTACTCCTCTGAGGCGAAATATGAAAAGTACGAAATTTATAATGTGTACGTAAAGTGCACTTGATAACGAACGTTATGGCCTATTTATAAGTCATTCTTGTGTGGAGATTGTCCTAAGAATCAACAGAAGTGAATATTTGTTTCCAATTTCAATCCTAGTATCAtgataaatgcaaaattaaaatatttttacccaGGAGAAACCTTTGTAAAGAGGAGTTTTACAAAAAGCGTTTTCATTAAACTTCCAGTCGAATTTTAagcgaaatttaatattaaaaccaatgtgaataataaataatatcaagcAGTATTTCGTACAAAAcagtttatttcttttcccATATAAAATGACTAAAACTAtcttattacattacattcttTTTACGCAATATGATTATATGGAAAGTATTTAACAGATCGGAAATTGTCGTTTCATATCAAAtagatgaaaatatttctggCCACTgtacaactttttttttctacgcaTATTATGCTCGCTTTCAGTGACCAGTTCAGCAACGATCACATTTGTATCGGATTGTTCGCCGAGATTTCAAAGAATGGAGATTACTCTATCGGATTTTATATACATCTAGAtactaatttacaaatatttatcaatcgaCGCAAACCGAAGATAAACTTTAAATCTTAGATCAATCGTTGAAATTAATGAGTGATTGTTACGATCGCGGGTAACAAGGATAATAAGAACTTTAGGTGACTTGCAGACAGTCGCTTTTGATTTTAACGCATGCATATGTTTCTTAAATcgcagaaatatattattcataaaaattatagagcTTTTTTAATACTCTTCCTATCATGAAACACACAATAATTGAAAACATATCACATACAGATATTTTCCGTCTCCGAAAATGCGTAGACGAACACAGAGATGCCATATTACAGTCCTTCTATAACTGAgggattatatattattctccCATTCACACCCATTCGCCCATCGTATAACAGCGTATATCGGTGTAAACGACTAGATATTGTTGCGATGCCTCTGTATAATAAaggaatttgtttttttctcttttaaatgTTCCTGAGAACTCGGCAGTATTCAAATACATATCGAATAGACAACTAAACGCAACGAGATTTAAAATGCACGCGTGTATTAACAATCTTTAACAGGTgatgataaaataaacaatgtgAAAGCGTGTGGCGATACATgctaaatattatgtataaaacaatatcCCTTCTTGTCGAATATAAGTTGAATATAAAGTCACTGATTGATCAAGTCTGAGTATGTATAAACCATAGAAATTCTCtctaaaataagaaaaagaggTAATAACGCGGCGTCAAAAATCTTATGgcgttaaaattatttgataaaaaaggGATCGACGATTCCATTATGTCTCGGAACATTAAAAAACACTTGACAAAGTCTATCCTACACTTCACCGATTTCTAGCGTTTCTCAAATCCGGCGCAATCACGTGAAACATGTCTATTTGGGTAGAAAAACTGCAAATTCgcatgattaaaaatatcgttacACGTACAAACAATATCTCtgcttcttttttaaaatcttagTATAAGCTGTACGTAATCACGCGCGCGTCGGAGATTTGATTTTCCTTGttcgtttttttcaaaatgattCATACGATTTCAATGATCGGTGTGAGAAATCCAAGTGTTTGTTAAATAACTCCTTTTTATTAATGGCTACGAAAcgatttatatatgtacattaattaaatgcagCCTCCCAGGTCGTAGCCGCGCGTAGATATGGTCAATGGAAACACGGCATCGTTACGACTTTAcaatttgtacaaaattgCTTGCAAATTAATTGCAGAATGTCACCGTTAGTGTCCTCGGTTGGATAATGGACTTTGATTTATTGCCCGACGACATCAATAATCTAATATGGCATAGCTCGCGCGCGATCATAATAGTTGTGTTCTTCCTAGCTATACTTACCACGTGCACATTTCCAAACTCCCTTTTTCTGTCCCTCGTAAAATCTcgaatttgcatatttttgtgtttttgtAAGCACGGACAGAGTAAGTACGCTAAAAAGAACGGATCTGGCACTGTATCGCACGACGCCGATTCCGCGAGCGAGGCGCGCGGTGcgcttgaaaaaaaaaaattaaatagctTTCGCGTAATCGGGCGACGTGGTTACAATTCTAGTTACTAACTAGCTCAATTTGCCTATATTTTTTGCGCAAATTGCTCACGGAGTCTTTAAACAGGACGGGGTCCAGGCGCATGTTAGATCGCAGCAGAGGCATATACCCGAAGACAGCGACGAACGTGTTCATACACGTCTGCCGTTGTATGAAATGATCGGGATCGTTCCACGGGGATCTGAAATCGAACGGCACGTGCGTCAGAAATACGATAACCACGCGGCAAACGTGGCGCATGAAAGGGGGACAGAGAAAATATGATAAGCGAGCGCTCACCTAATTCCAGCTACCGTGTCTTTGTACAGCTTGCGCTGCGTCACTTTGATGGGCGGTCTCCGAGTAACGTGACTCACCAGGAAATTCATGAGTATGTCCTCGCAGTTCTGCGACTGCTCCACCGTTTTGTGAAGGGTCGAACTTAACAATTCGGTGTACAAAGTGTTGTAATAACGGTGATAGAAAGCTGCGCCGGTGAGAATGATGCTGTAGTCGTTCGTCCACTTACTCGTGTAGCCCCACGAACGCTTTGATCACAGAAACAAGTTGGATTCAATCACGGGGGTAATGGACACGTGACAAGAAGTCGCTCGTCGCGATACCTACCTTTGAGTCGTCCCAATAGTGAGATCTCGCTGGGTATCCTACTATCCGATCGGGAAAGGAGCGCCAGACCGTAAAGGCAAAGTCGACCTCGTCGGTATTTAGAGTGGCGTCTTCGTCGAGCGATAATATGGCACTAGTTTTGATTAACGGATGAGGATAGAAACGTTGGGATATACCGTCAACCGCGACTACGTGGATCGACGCCTTGATACCCTGCCAACGTGGCTTCCTTGGCACCGGAATTTCCGAGTTCCACATAAGTATTATCtggaacgaaataaaaaaaatacgttatcACAAATTGGCAAGACGGAACGATAGCTTTGTCAGTAAGTAAATCGGGTGatccaataataatataccttATCTAGGTATTTGCTCTTTGCGAGACTCTTAAGCAGGCGATAAAGAACTGCGGTAGATCCCAATTGAGAATAGATTATGGCAGTGAAGGTGTTACCGGGATTACTGTTCGAAAAGGGAAGTTCTTGTCGGCTGTCGGCAAACTGCGGCAAAATCGCCAATGCTCCGGGACTGGTGTTCCAGATGATCCTCTCCCGCGTGCCTTCCCATGGCAATCGCTCGCGAATATTCTAAATTGAGAGTTACAATTAACGACAGATTGAAAAACGAGGCTacagatgatgatgatgatgactgACAATTACCTCAAACACCGTGAATACGATCTTTTCAATGGATGAAAAATACCTCTCCCACAAAAACTGCGTTTGTTGTCGTAGTTTCAGAATTTGTACATCGGATACAGACCGTACTATATCCGGAATCTGTGCgtaaaatttaagaattttaattatccgcTTTAAAAGCAGAATAAAATCgcaatagaataaaaaaagtaattcgAAGTAAGGTCGAGTGCATCTCGGCTTACTTGAAGTAACAGTCTCTCGTCGGAAAATATGACAGCCTGAGTCCAGTCGAGACGTTCGTGAAAGGGAAGGGCCCAACCGTTACTTAAAATAACCGGGACACATCCTGCCCTTAAAGCTTCTAGGAACCGAAAGCTGCCCAGTCGTCGTCCTCGCGGAACCAGACAGAACGTAGCGTTCATCAGTAAAATCTCATAGTCGTACCTGCCAGGGAATCGTATTGTCCAATTAGATCTTGCTCTTAAACGATATCAGCGATAACAATGACACAATGACCAAATGAATTTACTTACGTATCATATTCTTGGTTATCCTGCTGACAATGTTCATCCTGAAGTACCTTCCAGGCTTTACCGTGCCGGCATGTCGTAACGAATACCAAATCTTTGCCGTTATGTAGATGATAGAGAGCGTTTCTGGTCTCAGATCCGATGCCGTGCACGTATCGTTTCCCCTTGAAAGCTGCCACGTACTTCTTATTATTGGGAAAATTGTTCTCGAGCGCTTGGCCGGGTTCCCCGCCGCGTTCCGGGTGCTGTTTGCCGAACAGAGGTATCGACAGGTCAAAGTCCGGTCTGTGTCGAAAGATGGACATGCTGGCTTTCGCGAGCATGGCGTAGCCCACGTCAAAGGCGAGCGACTCCTCCGCGTAGTCGGGCCAGGTGCCAGAGTACAAGTTGAATATCAGATGGTTCCTGCCGTTGTTCCAGTATGGTAGATGCAGCAGTTTCGAAGGAAGATTGTGTACAAATTCGGTGGATAAGGGGTCTCTATCTAACGTGTCCAAGGCTAAGACGAATATACATGCCCGCATCGGGTCCGACGTGTAATATCTCGATTCGGTAAtaacgtttaatattttttggtaTAATGGACTTATCACATCCTCGACTGGATACACGTACACGGTGAAACCTTGCTTGCACCTCGTGAAATCGAAGCAGGTCTCCATGCGGCAGTGCCTCGTACGCTGAGACATTGCCAAGCTCCCACTGGATGTCTTTAAATCTTTGTCATAGAACTCTTCGTTTAGACTTAAATATGAAGGCAATCGCTCGTAAGGCAACTGAGATCTGCCTGTCCATTTTTCGCTTTTTAAACGGTATCCGCCGAAGTAGCAGTAACCAAGAAACGCACAAGTTACGAACAACAATAGGTAGCGTTTCTTGGCTTGCATTTTGAATACAGTCAGGTTGCACAATGATGTACAATAGTTCTAAGCATTTTCCGCCAGATGTGAGAGTATATTTAGTCACAAGCACATGGTAGCAGTTACTTCCGATGGCTCAGAACTGCCTCCGGAACGTCGTTACTCTTGCTTTTTTCTATTGCTGTAACAGAACGAAGGTTCAAAGCGTCAAATGCACACTGAGGCAAACAACTTTTTCTAACCCTCTATACAACAGGTATCTATCTATTATATCTATTACACTTGTACGCGTATTCACGTGACGTCACAGTGTCACAGTGCACGGTGCATGCTGAATCGTCCAATTGCAGAAATCACGGAAGACATTCGCGAttcaataaatcaattttagcGAATCCAAACAGAAGCCTTCTGTATACGTAAAATGCAGGCACAGTGATAATATCCCGTAATACTTCGCGTTGTCACGCAGCAACGATCGATCCCGATTGCAATTATTAGCGATGAATGCACGCCTATGACACGGTGCTATTATTACACAAGTATCACAGCGGGGAAGCGCGAACGCGGTACGACGTGAGCGAGCGACGTTTCTCGCAAATggacgagagaaaaaaaatgatttagcGAGAAAGCGAGAGTTGACGGACGGTCGTTACCTGGTCGAGAGTCGAGACGAGAGGTAGCTATCGCCGAGAGGCATTCGAGCGACTTGATCCTCGCAGACGCGTACATGACGGACTGGCGGAGCGATATGCCATCGATAAATTTCCATGCGTGGTATTCGCTCGCACGGCGGATTCCCGATgcgtcgcgctcgcgatcGCTGACGTACGACtggcacgagcgagcgagcgatcgagcGAGGCGCGCGACGATTCCCGCGTTCACTGACTGCACGATCCGGGGCGCGAGTGGTCTACGTTGACCGCGCGAGATCCGCACATCGCTCTCAATGAAATGGCACGATGCGATTCATGACGATCTTACGACGCGGGTGCGATGCGACGCGCCTATTTATGCGTGCATCGCCGCCGACGCAGCGTCCTTCTAGGTTAGTTGCGACGCGCAGCAAACTCGGTCGGGGCCCGCCGGCGGTCTCGCGCACATTCGCATTTTCGGCCGGCCTCACGGCCCCGGATACATCGCGTGACATCGATCGCTGAGCGGCCGCGAACGCGATATCATTGCACGCCGCGGCTCATTATATAATTGCTTTTGAGAAAACGATGCAAATTATGCCGTGACGTTCAACCGATTAAACTGACAAATCATTGTCCTCCCATTCACCTTCGCGTCGCCACGAGAACGGCGGCTAGACGGTGCACTTTGCATGTCGTGCATGTTATCATTTAGAAAAGTTACCAAGTATCGGAGCAGATCCATAGTAGAATTTTGTATTATCAAGAATGAGAACCATATTGACCAAAGATATATCGATATGACATTATCGACGGTCGAGTTTGCCTTCTCGTCTATGGTAACTCGGTAGTGTCGGTAATGTGAATGATTAATCGTGGTAATtgattgatttataattaatcgcgGGTGGATTTTCGTGGTTTCATTTACTAAGAGTGCATCGTGAGtgtgcgaaataaaaattcaaaaaatacTAGAAATAAGTACGccaaaattgaattaaagcTCGCTTGTAGAATCTAGCTGCGCATGCGCAGCTGCCATTTTAGTTTCGCGCCGCGTCGGGACGATTGTAAATGTATCGTGCCGGTTCCGTGATTTTATCGCCTTTTTGCGTCGTCAAAAGCGAATTTCACGGCTGAGTGAGTGCCGGGAGTGTCGAATCAAAGTCGCGCGTTGATGTGAGATATTGGTTTGTGTAGTTCTATGTTAGATCGTGCTTTATTGTGTTATCGTGTGCCAATTCTGCTGCTGAGCGAAAGTGATACAAGGTGGTACGAGGAATGGTACGGCGAGGCAGCGATAGACGAACAAGATACTCCGATTACCGtgagtaaatatatttctttattactcAGGGAAAAGGAATTCTGATGACGGCATGGTATCGGCAAGAAGAGAGGGAGATGACGGTGATGAAGGAGCACAAAATGTCCGGTACGTTGCTGCTGATCGTCACcgtcatctctctttctcatcttGTCGATAccatcccaggcagcacacattggtttcaaaaccgtttcataaacgttttgccgtaacgtttcataaccattttattgaaacgtttatttaggagaaaaatgtccaacgaaaagacgttaggagaaacgtttcagaaaccatcagaaaaatatttatcaattctatatatcagtgcctcaaagatagacagagttaagtcacatttttgtaaaaaactagatttttatattttatgaattactctctaaatttcgtgtagtggaatctcattcttttgaaatatcacttcaagtaatagtgatctcaaaagtttcaaaagaaaagaagaagaaaagagtattggatcggttttccgaatggttatttataaggtgataacacaaatgttacttgcgagaacgtcacgtccggccatctatcggtcgcttggtgaatcagaggtgggaatcacacacacttgtgctgatttttgtctcttgttccataatcgagtacattgaaacgtatgatgtaaaaataattaatactcgcaaagtaagtagaaattactattttttctatattaattatataatttcaaatcaatttaataaaacacatttttcgtttctgtggaaaggtgaaaaatacgtttttaaaattgaggtctaaaaacggtttctatttaaaccgtttcttaaatggtactttatgtttcttagacattagatacgtctaagaaacatatattaggctaacatgtgctgcctgagATGTCATCATCTTGCACAATTCCTCTTCACTAGGTCGTATCTTCTTTctgttattcataaatatatataaaatatatttttttattatattgtaaaataggaattaaacaaaattaacttttatgTACAAggaaattacttttatatacaaGGAATTTACTTTTATGTACAAGAATTTTCTCTTGcaacaaaaaacaaatatcaTACAAATTGCATACATTATCGTATTTCACATCACCGCCTGTCGATGACCGATTTATAGTATAAATACCGGTCCAGGATTCCATAAGTATTTAGTTTTCCCCAACGTGCAAATGGCTGCCGCTTGTTGCACGCGGCAACATCAGGTGGCAGCACAAATCAGATTTTTAACTGCGTCCGGTCACGTCAAGggaattaattgttaattataacgCGGTTTTCGATTTTCGGTGGAATTAGAGTAGCGGAAGTCACGATGAAAATAGCTGACGAAAACGACTACTCTTATCGAGATCTTAGACTcttctatctttatttttcactaCGGAGAGAGTCTGTATACAATTCATCTCGCAAACACCTCGAGAGAGCCGCAACTCTCAGCGACGAGTGGGAAGATAGGCAAATTCGCGCTGTTCGCCGATAACACCGCGTGTCAGCACCCGAAGCTGAGATCGGCTTCCAAGCTAATAATAGATAgcagaaatttaaaattattattttttttatttttacgaggAATTTTGTCTGACCGAATCTCTAAATGTGTCAACTTCTTTTCCACGATTCCTTATTAAAACTGGCTTTCCAGCGTGAAAAATGTtgtttatgcaaaagttactCGTAAACATATCGGCCGTCAGATTCCTTCATGTCGCGCATTTTTACTctcgctctcctctctttctgcaCACGCTCAATTTCATCCTTCCCTCCGTCTGCCTCCCGATCGTCAGCGTTTCCGCCGCGTTTTCTAcgcgaatttattatttataaagccGAAAGTACCTCGGGCGTGTTTCGTCCTTCGTAGCCAGCGGCGAGCCACCGCGCGAGCGCCTATATCGAAGCACGTATTGCTTTCCTCGCGGCTTGCTGCACTCAGAGGGGTGGACCGCGTGTAAAAACGTGCTCCGTGTATTAAATATCCTGCAATAACAGTAATTATACGGTTATGGTGTTTTGCGAAATTGCGCGGCTACTACACCGCGATCCGCGCCTGTGGTCGGCTCAAGCACACGTGATCTTCGTAGGCAGAATTATCGATTCCGGCAATTGATCGATTCGATTATTTAGCATGTAAAATGTTTGACTGGCAATCAGTTGGCAAAGCGATGGATGGGTGCTTTCTGCTCGGGAACGATAAGTCGCTGACGTTTCACTTATCGAGATAGCATGGATTTCATTTACGCAACACATGCGGtgtatattgattattaaatgTACTGCTTATTTAATGATGCTGATTAGATTAGTGTAAAAGGGTAGGATTATCTAAAGTAGCGACATATGTTCACTTCTGACAATTGCGCTTTCGTTGTGCTCCACTCGCCTCATGCggttaatttttatctcgatTCCCGATGGCTTGGTATATCTCTGcttactttataaaaaataccgAGGTTTGATATCGTGTGAGAAGAGCGCGATAAAAACGCAGaagacatttatttttttttgtgtTGTGAGAGTAAGATTCTATGAAACTTAAACTTtcgaaatttaatgtaattttctataaattatacaacTCGTTCGTCGCTCGTGTCGACTGACGAAACATCATAAATTCGTAAAGGGCCCGAAAGTCGCCTAGGCCAGATACCGAGCGTggagatataaaaaaagctGCTCAAGCGAACtcgaagggagagaaaaaggcGGCCCAAGACGGGGGATGGAAGGGGGAAGGATCGGCGAGAGAGGCGGTGTGTGCATGCGCTTAATCGATAATCACCGGCAAGTGGTTTCGTCCGAAAAGGGTGCGGTGGATACATCTGCGAGGTATCATCAGTGCCGCGTACAAAAGGCCGATCCATCATCGGGCCGACAATTCAAATTCGAAATTGGCCGGCCAGTTCccagcgagcgcgcgcgtgcaattaCAATGGAGATTAACAACAGTCCAAACAATCCTCGCATTGTCGGAGCAGCACGCTAGAGACTATGAAAAGATGCGTCGATACGAGAGTCTCGCCTTCGTCTTTATGTCGGTCTCGATCTCGCTTTTTGGCGAGTCTTATATCGCGGGAGATATTGTAACGTTCTGTAGCATGTGCAACGGAAGACGTGTGGCAATATCGCGTTATTGCTGCAGACGGCGCACGCGATCTTCTTACGCCCGGTTACTGAAATATCAATGTAAGCTGTTCATTGAGCGCGCGGTATGCCAGATTGTCCGCTTCTGATAGAAGAGTAGCCTTCGCGGTTTCAGCATAATAATAGGTATAGCGTCAGCAGCGCGTTTCAATGTCTCGTTAAACTTTCGGATTAATGAGGCTTCTGCAGTTGTATGGGCCAGTGTCGCCTTTTTCCCGCGCACGTTATAATTACGGGCGTTTCGGAAAGCATTGCAATCACGCGTATAGCAGTTAATTGAAATTAGCTCGGGCTGTTGGCTTacaaacgtaataataatacaatcgtAATCTAAACTTTGCACTTTTTCGTTACCTTCGTTAACTTTCGTTACCCTTGGCATCTGGATTTTAAATAGTAAGGctgaaaattctttttcagCCAGTATTTCTTAGAGCTTTCGAGAGTTAGACTAGCTCGAGAGGCATAAAGAAAACGATAACTTTTTGGCACACCGCAGTAGCTGGGATACGCGAAAATGCAGGAGGCTTGCAGGGGGCGGTCTCACCCCCCGTGAGAGGTGGGAAAGGATTACGGTGCGTCAACGGCGGTGACTGAACGGGCCGTAATCGCTGTGCCGATCTAATATTTCGAATAGTTCGCATTTACAATGGGCTTTATTGGCGGGAAAACTGAGGGGGTATTTTGAGCAGGCGGGACATCCATCACGGGGTGTCAACGCGATTGTCTTCCGCGGCGTTTGCCACGGGAAAGTATTGACGTCGTG
This genomic interval carries:
- the LOC105287638 gene encoding exostosin-1, with translation MQAKKRYLLLFVTCAFLGYCYFGGYRLKSEKWTGRSQLPYERLPSYLSLNEEFYDKDLKTSSGSLAMSQRTRHCRMETCFDFTRCKQGFTVYVYPVEDVISPLYQKILNVITESRYYTSDPMRACIFVLALDTLDRDPLSTEFVHNLPSKLLHLPYWNNGRNHLIFNLYSGTWPDYAEESLAFDVGYAMLAKASMSIFRHRPDFDLSIPLFGKQHPERGGEPGQALENNFPNNKKYVAAFKGKRYVHGIGSETRNALYHLHNGKDLVFVTTCRHGKAWKVLQDEHCQQDNQEYDTYDYEILLMNATFCLVPRGRRLGSFRFLEALRAGCVPVILSNGWALPFHERLDWTQAVIFSDERLLLQIPDIVRSVSDVQILKLRQQTQFLWERYFSSIEKIVFTVFENIRERLPWEGTRERIIWNTSPGALAILPQFADSRQELPFSNSNPGNTFTAIIYSQLGSTAVLYRLLKSLAKSKYLDKIILMWNSEIPVPRKPRWQGIKASIHVVAVDGISQRFYPHPLIKTSAILSLDEDATLNTDEVDFAFTVWRSFPDRIVGYPARSHYWDDSKRSWGYTSKWTNDYSIILTGAAFYHRYYNTLYTELLSSTLHKTVEQSQNCEDILMNFLVSHVTRRPPIKVTQRKLYKDTVAGIRSPWNDPDHFIQRQTCMNTFVAVFGYMPLLRSNMRLDPVLFKDSVSNLRKKYRQIELVSN